The following proteins come from a genomic window of Polaribacter dokdonensis:
- a CDS encoding 1,4-dihydroxy-2-naphthoyl-CoA synthase, whose protein sequence is MIQPEWKVAKEYEDITYKKCNGVARIAFNRPNVRNAFRPKTTKELYDAFYDAGEDTSIGVVLLSAEGPSTKDGVYSFCSGGDQKARGHQGYVGDDGYHRLNILEVQRLIRFMPKAVIAVVPGWAVGGGHSLHVVCDLTLASKENAIFKQTDADVTSFDGGYGSAYLAKMVGQKKAREIFFLGRNYSAQEAYEMGMVNAVIPHDELESTAYEWAQEILEKSPTSIKMLKFAMNLTDDGMVGQQVFAGEATRLAYMTDEAKEGRDAFLEKRKPNFPKKWIP, encoded by the coding sequence ATGATACAACCTGAATGGAAAGTTGCTAAAGAATATGAAGACATTACTTATAAAAAATGTAATGGTGTAGCAAGGATTGCATTTAACAGACCAAATGTTAGAAATGCTTTTAGACCTAAAACAACTAAAGAATTATATGATGCTTTTTATGATGCAGGAGAAGATACTTCAATAGGAGTAGTTTTACTTTCTGCAGAAGGACCAAGTACAAAAGACGGAGTCTATTCTTTTTGTTCTGGAGGAGATCAAAAAGCAAGAGGTCATCAAGGTTATGTAGGTGATGATGGTTATCATCGCTTAAATATTTTAGAAGTCCAAAGGTTAATACGTTTTATGCCAAAAGCAGTAATTGCTGTGGTTCCTGGTTGGGCTGTTGGTGGAGGACATAGTTTACATGTAGTTTGCGATTTAACTTTAGCCTCTAAAGAAAATGCCATTTTTAAACAAACAGATGCAGATGTTACTTCTTTTGATGGTGGTTATGGTTCTGCTTATTTAGCAAAGATGGTGGGTCAGAAAAAAGCAAGAGAAATTTTCTTTTTAGGAAGAAATTATTCTGCTCAAGAAGCTTATGAAATGGGAATGGTAAATGCTGTAATTCCTCATGATGAATTAGAAAGTACAGCTTATGAATGGGCTCAAGAAATTTTGGAAAAAAGTCCAACATCAATAAAAATGCTAAAATTTGCCATGAATTTAACAGATGATGGTATGGTTGGGCAACAAGTTTTTGCTGGTGAAGCAACACGTTTAGCATATATGACAGATGAAGCTAAAGAAGGTAGAGATGCTTTTCTAGAAAAGAGAAAGCCAAATTTTCCAAAAAAATGGATTCCATAG
- a CDS encoding alpha/beta hydrolase-fold protein produces MIKKTLSLIFLLFCFYGFSQNIITKELESDILETKRNVKIYIPENYELDSIKNYPLTVVFDEEYLFDTYVGNAKLFAKKDKAPEQIIVGISMNETRSKDISFDRNSGRLSTSAKYFYEFVRDEVIFYMESNYRTSPFISIVGQGYSANLVTHYLKENTAFINAFICINPSFSDFIGQELQLYNLPKYLKEDNTFYFYTNNSSSFSSEKQIKIDQVQKGLSGLEIKNFNVVNDVIETPSAVSAIGEAIPRAMTKVFEVYSAISNEEYEKNIKELSPEDAIYYLENKYLEIEFLFGTNLGIREKDIYAIENIVIEKENGDKLRDFGKMILKLFPSSPLGEYYIGRYYETGKMFKKALKYYKIGYGKMDPADPNSDAYYENILRLGGQ; encoded by the coding sequence ATGATTAAGAAAACGCTATCACTTATATTTTTACTTTTTTGCTTTTATGGTTTTTCTCAAAACATTATAACAAAAGAATTAGAGTCTGATATATTAGAAACAAAAAGAAATGTAAAAATTTATATTCCAGAAAATTATGAATTGGACAGTATAAAAAACTATCCTTTAACTGTTGTTTTTGATGAAGAATATTTATTTGATACTTATGTTGGTAATGCTAAATTATTTGCTAAAAAAGACAAGGCACCAGAACAAATTATTGTTGGTATTTCTATGAATGAAACAAGAAGTAAAGATATTTCCTTTGATAGAAATTCTGGAAGATTATCCACATCTGCAAAATATTTTTATGAATTTGTAAGAGATGAAGTTATTTTTTACATGGAAAGTAATTATAGAACTTCTCCTTTTATAAGTATTGTTGGGCAAGGCTATTCTGCTAATTTAGTAACTCATTATCTAAAAGAAAATACAGCTTTTATAAATGCATTTATTTGTATTAACCCTAGTTTTTCTGATTTTATAGGTCAAGAATTACAATTGTATAATCTGCCAAAATATCTAAAGGAAGACAATACTTTTTATTTCTACACAAACAACTCAAGTTCATTTTCTAGTGAAAAACAGATAAAAATAGATCAAGTTCAGAAAGGATTATCTGGTTTAGAAATTAAAAATTTTAATGTAGTTAACGATGTCATAGAAACACCAAGTGCTGTTTCTGCAATTGGTGAGGCTATACCAAGAGCAATGACTAAAGTTTTTGAGGTGTATTCTGCAATTTCTAATGAGGAGTATGAGAAAAATATTAAAGAACTTTCACCTGAAGATGCTATTTATTATCTAGAGAACAAATATTTAGAAATTGAATTTCTTTTTGGAACGAATTTAGGCATCAGAGAAAAAGACATTTATGCCATTGAAAATATTGTGATTGAAAAAGAAAATGGAGATAAATTAAGAGACTTTGGAAAAATGATTTTAAAGCTTTTTCCTTCATCACCTTTAGGTGAATATTATATTGGCAGATACTATGAAACAGGTAAAATGTTTAAAAAAGCTTTAAAATATTATAAGATTGGCTATGGTAAGATGGATCCTGCAGATCCTAATTCTGACGCCTATTATGAGAATATTTTAAGATTGGGAGGACAATAA